A stretch of Campylobacter volucris DNA encodes these proteins:
- the nusB gene encoding transcription antitermination factor NusB, with product MATRHQVRQSIVSLLYAAQLNQENQEFIDEFLNEKKIRNDQRKFTLNLYQGINEKLEILDEKINACLKEYKLDGVANIEKAILRLGAYEILFTQTQKAIIINEAIELAKEMAGDNAPKFINGVLDKINKDAK from the coding sequence ATGGCTACAAGACATCAAGTAAGACAAAGCATCGTTTCATTATTATATGCTGCGCAGTTAAATCAAGAAAATCAAGAATTTATCGATGAGTTTTTAAATGAGAAAAAAATTCGTAATGATCAAAGAAAATTTACTCTTAATTTATACCAAGGTATCAATGAAAAATTAGAAATTTTAGATGAGAAAATTAATGCATGTTTAAAAGAATACAAGCTTGATGGGGTGGCAAATATAGAAAAAGCTATTTTGCGTTTGGGTGCTTATGAAATTTTATTTACTCAAACACAAAAAGCTATTATTATCAATGAAGCGATCGAACTTGCTAAGGAAATGGCTGGAGATAATGCGCCAAAATTTATCAATGGAGTTTTAGATAAAATTAACAAGGATGCAAAATGA
- the pyrF gene encoding orotidine-5'-phosphate decarboxylase encodes MKLCVAFDLSSFDECVNLAKELKGLDIWIKIGLRSYLRDGVRLLEEIKKIDDFKFFLDLKLYDIPNTMADACEELARLDVDMINIHASAGQRAMMSIMERLSKLSKRPLVLAVSALTSFDESEFITLYNQDIKNAVCNFSKISYESGLDGMVCSVYESLLIKENTCKNFITLTPGIRPFKEDSDDQKRVANLQCAKENLSDFIVVGRPIYKAQDPRKICEDILASI; translated from the coding sequence ATGAAACTTTGCGTGGCGTTTGATCTTTCTAGTTTTGATGAGTGTGTGAATTTAGCTAAAGAGTTAAAAGGTTTAGATATTTGGATAAAAATAGGGCTTAGATCTTATCTTAGAGATGGAGTGAGACTTTTAGAAGAAATTAAAAAAATTGATGATTTTAAATTTTTTTTAGATCTTAAACTTTATGATATACCAAATACCATGGCAGATGCTTGCGAAGAGCTTGCTAGATTAGATGTTGATATGATTAATATCCATGCAAGTGCAGGTCAAAGAGCTATGATGAGTATAATGGAGCGATTAAGCAAGTTAAGTAAAAGACCTTTGGTGCTTGCTGTTTCTGCTTTGACTAGTTTTGATGAGAGTGAATTTATAACTTTATATAATCAAGATATTAAAAATGCTGTGTGTAATTTTTCTAAAATAAGCTATGAAAGTGGTCTTGATGGCATGGTTTGTTCGGTTTATGAAAGCTTATTAATAAAAGAAAATACTTGTAAAAATTTTATCACGCTAACTCCTGGAATCCGTCCTTTTAAAGAAGATTCAGATGATCAAAAAAGAGTAGCTAATTTACAATGTGCAAAAGAAAATTTATCTGATTTTATTGTAGTTGGAAGACCTATATATAAAGCACAAGATCCTAGAAAAATTTGTGAAGATATTTTAGCTAGTATTTAA
- a CDS encoding META domain-containing protein: MKKTYLLGVAALIFSACSVATLSVNELQNKEFTITHFETNGKTYTLPKNAQANISFDNKDKRVFGIAACNRFFGTYTEDGNTIKIDNNLASTKMLCDNESMNFEDNFLRNFSGEFKIQSNGNESIVLDNKKMKIYLK; this comes from the coding sequence ATGAAAAAAACATATTTATTAGGAGTGGCGGCTTTGATTTTTAGTGCTTGTTCGGTAGCGACTTTGAGTGTTAATGAGTTGCAAAATAAAGAATTTACAATTACTCATTTTGAAACCAATGGAAAAACTTACACTCTACCAAAAAATGCACAAGCAAATATCAGTTTTGATAATAAAGACAAAAGAGTTTTTGGAATAGCAGCTTGTAATAGATTTTTTGGAACATACACAGAAGATGGCAACACTATAAAAATAGACAATAATCTTGCTTCTACAAAAATGCTTTGTGATAATGAATCTATGAATTTTGAAGATAATTTTTTAAGAAATTTCAGTGGAGAATTTAAAATTCAAAGTAATGGCAATGAAAGTATTGTACTAGATAACAAAAAAATGAAAATATATCTTAAATAA
- a CDS encoding methyl-accepting chemotaxis protein, translated as MKIYPSDKTIELFEIKKFAKSNEQVILEQFSNPSIKTLEITDTNGHYLRLIRPLVADQSCLACHANAKEGDVLGVMDMYNDLKYIDDDLRNSAKTYIVIFTIALIFTVFAVLYILKLVVGTPVNNLLKHAKELASGDGDLRARINIKSKDEIGQACGYINQFIEKIQNTVVATNSNSKMVDSQAKLLNDNALNLANRTKEGHIKTDESYRLSEQIHTELDELATLSNDANIANVKSFEVLNTMLDSLHQVVEKVKYAAQNEDVLSSKVEVMEKQAEEIKKASDMMGEITDKTNLLSLNAGIEAARAGEFGRGFSVIADDVRNLAQNSEEFLKNIADVTKQLVGSINEVAKELKRNAQEINSLNKDAEKLVEGTNEVKICNENARDLANACMQKISTTQNTLQNLLSKMQETVELSDKNEEISKILLDVAHELNIVCKNLESELKHFHV; from the coding sequence ATAAAAATTTATCCATCTGATAAAACCATAGAGCTTTTTGAGATTAAAAAATTTGCAAAAAGTAATGAACAAGTTATACTCGAACAATTTTCAAATCCAAGTATTAAAACACTAGAAATTACTGATACAAATGGTCATTATTTAAGACTAATTAGGCCTTTAGTGGCTGATCAATCTTGTCTTGCGTGTCATGCTAATGCAAAAGAAGGTGATGTTTTAGGGGTTATGGATATGTATAATGACTTAAAATACATTGATGATGACTTAAGAAATTCTGCTAAAACTTATATTGTGATATTTACCATTGCATTGATTTTTACTGTTTTTGCAGTGCTTTATATATTAAAATTAGTAGTTGGAACCCCTGTTAATAATCTTTTAAAACACGCAAAAGAACTAGCAAGTGGCGATGGAGATTTACGAGCAAGAATTAACATAAAAAGCAAAGATGAGATAGGTCAAGCTTGCGGATATATCAACCAATTTATCGAAAAAATTCAAAATACCGTTGTTGCTACTAATTCTAATTCTAAAATGGTTGATTCTCAAGCAAAACTTCTTAACGATAATGCACTAAATTTAGCAAATAGAACCAAAGAAGGTCATATAAAAACAGATGAATCATATCGTTTAAGTGAGCAAATTCACACCGAGCTTGATGAGCTAGCAACACTTTCAAATGATGCAAATATAGCTAATGTAAAATCATTTGAAGTGTTAAACACTATGCTTGATTCTTTACACCAAGTGGTAGAAAAGGTAAAATACGCTGCACAAAATGAGGATGTTTTATCTAGTAAAGTAGAAGTAATGGAAAAGCAAGCAGAAGAGATCAAAAAAGCTTCTGATATGATGGGAGAAATTACTGATAAAACCAATCTTTTATCTTTAAATGCTGGTATAGAAGCTGCTCGAGCTGGAGAATTTGGTAGAGGTTTTTCAGTGATTGCTGATGATGTTAGAAATTTAGCCCAAAACTCAGAAGAATTTTTAAAAAATATCGCTGATGTTACAAAGCAATTAGTAGGAAGCATTAACGAAGTTGCTAAAGAATTAAAACGCAACGCTCAAGAAATAAATTCTTTAAATAAAGATGCAGAAAAACTTGTAGAGGGCACAAATGAAGTAAAAATTTGTAATGAAAATGCAAGAGATCTAGCCAATGCTTGTATGCAAAAAATATCAACTACGCAAAATACTTTGCAAAATTTATTAAGTAAAATGCAAGAAACCGTTGAATTAAGCGACAAAAATGAAGAAATTTCTAAAATTTTACTCGATGTTGCTCATGAGTTAAATATAGTGTGTAAAAATTTAGAAAGCGAATTAAAACATTTTCATGTTTAA
- the purH gene encoding bifunctional phosphoribosylaminoimidazolecarboxamide formyltransferase/IMP cyclohydrolase, which yields MRALLSVSEKEGIVEFAKELQNLGFEILSTGGTFKLLKDNGILATEVSDFTKSPELFEGRVKTLHPKIHGAILHKRSNENHIQQAKEHDILSIDLVCVNLYPFKKTTIMSDDFDTIIENIDIGGPAMIRSAAKNYKDVIVVCDPNDYEHIILALKEHKNNEQFRLNLMIKAYEHTANYDAYIANYMNERFNNGFGNDKFIVGRKVFDTKYGENPHQNGALYEFDDFFTNNFIALKGEASFNNLTDINAALNLASAFDQAPAVAIIKHGNPCGFAIKENLLQSYIEALKCDSVSAYGGVVAINGTLDEELAKKINEIYIEVIIAANVDEQALEVFKDKKRIKIFTQKSPFLIKAYDKYDFKHIDGGFVYQNSDEISDVEIENLTLKSQKQASKEELQDLKIALKIAAFTKSNNVVYVKNKAMVAIGMGMTSRIDAAKAAIAKAKEMKINLQGCVLASEAFFPFRDSIDEASKIGVKAIVQPGGSIRDDEVIKAANEHNIALYFSGVRHFLH from the coding sequence ATGAGAGCATTACTAAGTGTAAGCGAAAAAGAAGGTATAGTCGAATTTGCTAAAGAACTTCAAAATTTAGGCTTTGAAATTCTATCAACAGGTGGAACTTTTAAACTTTTAAAAGACAATGGTATTTTAGCAACAGAAGTTAGTGATTTTACAAAAAGCCCTGAACTTTTTGAAGGACGCGTAAAAACTTTACATCCAAAAATTCATGGAGCAATCTTACACAAAAGAAGCAATGAAAACCATATCCAACAAGCTAAAGAACACGATATCTTAAGCATAGACTTAGTGTGTGTAAATTTATATCCTTTTAAAAAAACTACCATAATGAGTGATGATTTTGATACAATCATTGAAAATATCGATATTGGTGGTCCTGCTATGATTAGAAGTGCTGCTAAAAATTACAAAGATGTGATAGTCGTGTGTGATCCAAATGATTATGAACATATAATTTTAGCCTTAAAAGAACATAAAAATAATGAACAATTTCGCTTAAATTTGATGATAAAAGCTTATGAGCATACAGCAAACTATGATGCTTATATAGCAAATTATATGAATGAACGATTTAATAATGGCTTTGGAAATGATAAATTCATAGTAGGACGCAAAGTTTTTGATACTAAATATGGTGAAAATCCTCATCAAAATGGAGCTTTATATGAATTTGATGATTTTTTTACCAATAATTTCATCGCTTTAAAAGGTGAAGCAAGTTTTAATAATCTAACCGATATCAATGCAGCATTAAATTTAGCAAGTGCTTTTGATCAAGCTCCAGCTGTTGCTATTATAAAACATGGTAATCCTTGTGGTTTTGCTATAAAAGAAAATTTATTACAAAGCTATATTGAAGCCTTAAAATGCGATAGTGTAAGTGCTTATGGAGGCGTAGTGGCCATTAATGGGACATTAGATGAAGAACTTGCAAAAAAAATTAATGAAATTTATATTGAAGTCATCATAGCAGCTAATGTCGATGAACAAGCTTTAGAGGTTTTTAAAGACAAAAAGCGTATAAAAATTTTCACTCAAAAATCTCCATTTTTAATTAAAGCTTATGATAAATATGATTTTAAACATATTGATGGGGGCTTTGTCTATCAAAATAGCGATGAAATTAGTGATGTAGAAATTGAAAATTTAACACTAAAAAGTCAAAAACAAGCTAGCAAAGAAGAATTACAAGATCTTAAAATCGCTCTAAAAATAGCAGCTTTTACCAAATCAAACAATGTTGTTTATGTTAAAAACAAAGCTATGGTCGCAATTGGTATGGGTATGACAAGTCGCATTGATGCTGCTAAAGCTGCTATTGCTAAAGCCAAAGAAATGAAAATTAATTTACAAGGTTGTGTTTTAGCAAGTGAAGCTTTTTTTCCTTTTAGAGATAGTATAGATGAAGCAAGCAAAATAGGAGTAAAAGCTATCGTGCAACCTGGGGGAAGCATAAGAGATGATGAAGTGATAAAAGCTGCAAATGAACACAATATAGCACTTTATTTTAGTGGCGTAAGACATTTTCTACATTAA
- a CDS encoding molecular chaperone DjiA, giving the protein MIFVILVLAILVFYWYYKTWGKQDFLNSASRGAKGFAKGFARGMMEERIEEIKRKMNYYTIALLAKIAKSDGRVSEEEADMISQILDANAKDDRERKFLKTSFNEHKENLNDAFYVAKDFIKEVPLPKSERFNVLRVLVFMALIDGELTPKKQEILEQIAKAFDIAKAELISFIQNLSNLKSSKKEMSLDEAFGILELSNTADLNAVKKQYRLLAKKYHPDILNANNVSEEEIKQGVEKFQKINKAYEKIKKYLEKG; this is encoded by the coding sequence ATGATTTTTGTGATTTTAGTTTTAGCAATTTTGGTGTTTTATTGGTATTATAAAACTTGGGGTAAACAAGATTTTTTAAATTCAGCAAGTCGTGGAGCAAAGGGTTTTGCAAAAGGTTTTGCTCGCGGTATGATGGAAGAAAGAATAGAAGAAATTAAAAGAAAAATGAATTATTACACCATAGCACTTTTGGCTAAAATAGCTAAAAGCGATGGACGCGTTAGTGAAGAAGAAGCTGATATGATCAGTCAAATTTTAGATGCAAATGCTAAAGATGATAGAGAAAGAAAATTTTTAAAAACCAGCTTTAACGAACACAAAGAAAATTTAAATGATGCTTTTTATGTAGCAAAAGATTTTATAAAAGAAGTTCCGCTTCCAAAAAGCGAAAGATTTAATGTGCTTAGGGTGCTTGTTTTTATGGCATTAATTGATGGAGAACTAACTCCAAAAAAACAAGAAATTTTAGAACAAATCGCCAAAGCTTTTGACATAGCAAAAGCTGAGCTTATCTCTTTTATACAAAATTTATCTAACTTAAAATCTTCAAAAAAAGAAATGAGTCTTGATGAGGCTTTTGGCATTTTAGAGCTTTCAAATACTGCTGATTTAAATGCAGTTAAAAAACAATATAGATTATTAGCCAAAAAATACCATCCTGATATCTTAAATGCAAACAATGTCAGTGAAGAAGAAATAAAACAAGGCGTAGAAAAATTTCAAAAAATTAACAAAGCGTATGAAAAAATTAAAAAATATTTAGAAAAAGGATGA
- the purL gene encoding phosphoribosylformylglycinamidine synthase subunit PurL, which translates to MDKEIIARHKLSDEEYEQILNILGREPNLLELGVISAMWSEHCSYKSSKKYLSGFPTKAPWVVQGPGENAGVIDIGKGMGAVFKIESHNHPSFIEPFAGAATGVGGILRDVFTMGARVVLGLNSLKFGNIHDEKIAKHQKYLVKGVVKGISHYGNCMGVPTIGGECAFDECFNGNILVNAFALGTCKIKDIFYAKAQGVGNPVIYVGSKTGRDGLGGAVMASDSFNQANKNLRPTVQIGDPFTQKLLMEACLELFKTDYIIGIQDMGAAGLTSSSFEMAGRTGSGMRLFLDKTPMREEGMTPYELMLSESQERMLICAKKGCEEKVIKIFKKWELDAAIIGEVSDTGKMELFWHGNLVGLIPIEPLSQKAPILNRPIAKPKYLEEIQNYQFKLKIPAQEAFEKLLANENVSDKAYIYEQFDSSVQTNTLKSDGALGASCIRVKENGCLLSVAIECNSRLNYVDPKIGASAAVASAGRKVACSGAKPLAISDCLNYGNPQNPEVMWQFAMGCEGIKQACAKLNTPVVSGNVSLYNETDKISIFPSPTIACAGVNENANKVLKSFFSKNTQAIYLIGDTKGNFSGSLIAKVLDQKVAGKLDEIDFGKELTLWDFLFKANELNLLDCANSVGIGGIAITLAKMSAKANLGIDAKSYFNDESFIFEESPTRVIVGVKNEVQFLEFIKHFNLKINKLGNINEKEFILDNIKISLDKLQEIYFKKFEEYLG; encoded by the coding sequence ATGGACAAAGAAATTATTGCTCGACACAAACTTAGCGATGAAGAATATGAACAAATCTTAAATATCTTAGGAAGAGAACCAAATTTGCTCGAACTTGGGGTTATTTCTGCTATGTGGAGCGAGCATTGCTCTTATAAATCAAGCAAAAAATACCTAAGTGGTTTTCCCACAAAAGCTCCTTGGGTGGTACAAGGACCTGGAGAAAATGCAGGAGTTATCGACATAGGTAAAGGTATGGGGGCAGTTTTTAAAATAGAAAGCCATAATCATCCAAGTTTTATAGAGCCTTTTGCAGGAGCTGCAACAGGTGTGGGTGGAATTTTGCGTGATGTTTTTACTATGGGTGCAAGGGTTGTACTAGGACTTAATTCTTTAAAATTTGGAAATATCCATGATGAAAAAATTGCCAAACATCAAAAATACTTAGTTAAAGGTGTGGTAAAAGGAATTTCACACTATGGAAACTGCATGGGAGTGCCGACCATAGGCGGAGAATGTGCTTTTGATGAATGCTTTAATGGTAATATTTTAGTCAATGCTTTTGCGCTTGGTACTTGCAAAATAAAAGATATATTTTATGCAAAAGCTCAAGGCGTGGGAAATCCTGTAATTTATGTAGGCTCAAAAACCGGTAGAGATGGACTTGGTGGAGCTGTGATGGCTAGTGATAGTTTCAATCAAGCTAATAAAAATTTAAGACCTACAGTGCAAATTGGCGATCCTTTTACTCAAAAACTTTTAATGGAAGCTTGTTTAGAGCTTTTTAAAACTGATTATATTATAGGTATTCAAGATATGGGTGCAGCTGGGCTTACTTCAAGTTCTTTTGAAATGGCAGGACGCACAGGTAGTGGAATGAGACTTTTCTTAGATAAAACCCCTATGAGAGAAGAAGGAATGACTCCATATGAGCTCATGCTAAGTGAATCTCAAGAAAGAATGCTAATTTGTGCAAAAAAAGGTTGCGAAGAAAAAGTTATTAAAATTTTTAAAAAATGGGAGCTTGATGCAGCTATTATAGGAGAAGTTAGCGACACAGGAAAAATGGAGCTTTTTTGGCATGGAAATTTAGTAGGATTAATACCGATTGAACCTTTAAGTCAAAAAGCACCTATATTAAATAGACCTATTGCCAAACCAAAATATTTAGAAGAAATTCAAAATTATCAATTTAAATTAAAAATTCCCGCTCAAGAAGCTTTTGAAAAACTACTTGCTAATGAAAATGTAAGCGATAAGGCTTATATTTATGAGCAATTTGACTCTAGCGTGCAAACAAATACCTTAAAAAGCGATGGAGCACTTGGAGCAAGCTGCATAAGAGTAAAAGAAAATGGATGTTTGCTTTCAGTAGCAATTGAATGTAATTCAAGATTAAACTATGTTGATCCTAAAATAGGAGCTTCAGCGGCCGTAGCAAGTGCTGGTAGAAAAGTAGCATGTTCGGGTGCAAAGCCTTTAGCAATTAGTGATTGTTTAAATTATGGTAATCCGCAAAATCCCGAAGTTATGTGGCAATTTGCAATGGGCTGTGAAGGTATAAAACAAGCTTGTGCAAAACTTAACACTCCTGTTGTAAGCGGTAATGTATCTTTATATAATGAAACTGATAAAATTAGTATTTTTCCTAGTCCGACTATAGCTTGTGCGGGGGTTAATGAAAATGCTAATAAAGTTTTAAAGTCATTTTTTAGCAAAAACACTCAAGCAATTTATCTCATAGGTGATACTAAAGGAAATTTTAGCGGCTCTTTAATCGCAAAAGTTTTAGATCAAAAAGTAGCAGGAAAACTTGATGAAATTGATTTTGGTAAAGAATTAACTTTATGGGATTTTTTATTTAAAGCTAATGAATTGAATTTATTAGATTGTGCTAATAGTGTTGGTATAGGTGGCATTGCTATAACTTTGGCCAAAATGAGTGCAAAAGCAAATTTAGGCATCGATGCAAAAAGCTATTTTAATGATGAAAGTTTTATTTTTGAAGAAAGTCCAACTCGTGTGATAGTGGGCGTGAAAAATGAAGTGCAATTTTTAGAATTTATAAAACATTTCAATCTTAAAATAAACAAACTCGGAAATATCAACGAAAAAGAATTTATTTTAGATAATATAAAAATTTCTTTAGATAAACTACAAGAAATTTATTTTAAAAAATTTGAAGAGTATTTAGGATAA
- the mnmE gene encoding tRNA uridine-5-carboxymethylaminomethyl(34) synthesis GTPase MnmE, translating into MNETIAAIATAHGLGSISIIRVSGQRALEIALAFTHKKELTPRYAHLCKIYKNNGEFLDEALVFYFKSPFSFTGEDVVEFHLHGGFALSEILLDELINSNIRLAQPGEFSKRACLNGKMDLLKAISTQELIMSKSASAASIIAKNLKGDLHKFLNTIRVDLVKTLAFVETSIDYADDDLPQDLLDQIILMCEKNSTLLSEIVDISLRKKGLIEGFKIAIIGKPNAGKSSLLNSLLAYDRAIVSNIAGTTRDRIEENLKIGSHLIKIIDTAGIRNTCDEIEKIGVNLSYESINEADIIIVVFDGSRKFDDEDEQILKALKNTDKKILYVLNKSDLEYKFDHEIKNSCIKICAKQSSSAIKDALNDYLNTLDGDDMLISNTLILNACKNASEAILRAKNLLIESSLELFAFELNLAIEEISKFTTKFERDEILEEMFSNFCLGK; encoded by the coding sequence ATGAATGAAACCATAGCAGCCATAGCTACAGCACATGGCTTAGGATCTATTAGTATAATTAGAGTAAGCGGGCAAAGAGCACTAGAAATTGCTCTTGCATTTACTCATAAAAAAGAACTCACTCCGCGTTATGCACACTTGTGTAAAATCTACAAAAATAATGGCGAATTTTTGGATGAAGCTTTAGTATTTTATTTCAAATCTCCTTTTTCTTTTACAGGTGAAGATGTAGTAGAATTTCATCTACATGGTGGTTTTGCATTGAGTGAGATTTTACTAGATGAACTAATTAACTCAAACATCCGTTTAGCACAACCTGGAGAATTTAGTAAAAGAGCTTGTCTAAACGGAAAAATGGATCTTTTAAAAGCTATTAGCACACAAGAACTTATCATGTCAAAATCAGCAAGTGCTGCTAGTATTATCGCAAAAAATTTAAAAGGTGATTTGCATAAATTTTTAAATACTATAAGAGTTGATTTGGTTAAAACTTTAGCATTTGTAGAAACTAGCATTGATTATGCAGATGATGATTTGCCGCAGGATTTATTAGATCAAATCATCTTAATGTGTGAAAAAAATTCAACACTTTTGAGCGAAATTGTAGATATTTCCTTGCGAAAAAAAGGCTTGATTGAAGGTTTTAAAATAGCGATCATTGGAAAACCCAACGCAGGAAAAAGCTCTTTGTTAAATTCATTATTAGCTTACGATAGAGCCATAGTCTCAAACATAGCAGGAACCACAAGAGATCGCATAGAAGAAAATTTAAAAATCGGTTCTCATTTAATCAAAATAATCGACACAGCAGGTATTAGAAACACTTGCGATGAGATAGAAAAAATAGGCGTAAATTTAAGCTATGAAAGCATTAATGAAGCAGATATTATCATAGTAGTTTTTGATGGATCAAGAAAATTTGATGATGAAGATGAGCAAATTTTAAAAGCTTTAAAAAATACTGATAAAAAAATTCTTTATGTTTTAAATAAAAGCGATTTAGAATATAAATTCGATCATGAAATTAAAAATTCGTGTATAAAAATTTGCGCAAAGCAATCAAGCTCAGCTATAAAAGATGCTTTAAATGATTATCTAAATACTTTAGATGGAGATGATATGCTAATAAGCAACACCTTAATCTTAAACGCTTGCAAAAACGCAAGTGAAGCAATTTTACGAGCTAAAAATTTACTCATAGAAAGTTCTTTGGAGCTTTTTGCGTTTGAGTTAAATTTAGCCATAGAAGAAATATCCAAATTTACAACCAAATTTGAAAGAGATGAAATTTTAGAAGAAATGTTTAGTAATTTTTGTTTAGGTAAATAA
- a CDS encoding Jag N-terminal domain-containing protein, with the protein MNIEAKDLQTALIEASKHFECSVIDLEYEVIQHSKTGFFGLFKKNAVIFVKGHKKSPSQDYKNKKNFNEKTKHTHNKNYEKNEIKKEYKETVSTKPHQTPQKEHYKVKDDDIFTSFHKEANEKKDISLYIDEIKISLEKLLSTFDFDIKVIEVSVWDENCVLIKLDGQDAALLIGKEAHRYKAFSYLLYNWLNLKYKIQPRLEIAQFLENQTQAIENYLKILIEKVENTGRVQTKPLEGIWLKLILEKLRERFPDKYVAIKNNDEQRYIIVNDFLKKNE; encoded by the coding sequence ATGAACATAGAAGCTAAAGATTTACAAACAGCACTCATAGAAGCATCTAAACACTTTGAGTGCTCTGTCATAGACTTAGAATATGAAGTAATTCAGCATTCTAAAACTGGATTTTTTGGCTTATTTAAAAAAAATGCAGTGATTTTTGTCAAAGGTCATAAAAAAAGCCCTTCACAAGATTATAAAAATAAGAAAAATTTTAATGAAAAAACTAAACACACTCACAATAAAAATTATGAAAAAAATGAAATAAAAAAAGAATACAAAGAAACTGTTTCTACAAAACCTCATCAAACTCCACAAAAAGAGCACTATAAAGTCAAAGACGATGACATCTTTACTTCTTTTCACAAAGAAGCTAATGAAAAAAAAGATATATCTTTGTATATTGATGAGATAAAAATTTCACTTGAAAAACTACTTTCTACTTTTGATTTTGATATTAAAGTGATTGAAGTGAGTGTTTGGGATGAAAATTGTGTTTTGATAAAACTAGATGGACAAGATGCAGCTTTGCTTATAGGCAAGGAAGCTCATAGATACAAAGCTTTTTCTTATTTGCTCTATAATTGGCTAAATTTAAAATACAAAATTCAACCAAGGCTTGAAATTGCACAATTTTTAGAAAATCAAACCCAAGCTATAGAAAATTACTTAAAAATTCTCATAGAAAAAGTAGAAAACACAGGAAGAGTTCAAACAAAACCACTTGAAGGAATTTGGTTAAAACTTATACTAGAAAAACTTAGAGAACGCTTCCCTGATAAATATGTGGCGATTAAAAATAACGATGAGCAAAGATATATCATTGTTAATGATTTCTTGAAGAAAAATGAATGA